A genomic stretch from Aedes albopictus strain Foshan chromosome 2, AalbF5, whole genome shotgun sequence includes:
- the LOC115267614 gene encoding transmembrane protein 11 homolog, mitochondrial-like isoform X2 — MSDESAQSMQSELKSPTVHVIREVYEGENAHETFELELDKALYAKADYIIIEPTRLGEETGRWIAVGNCLHKTAFLSGLASVATGLIWRDRLAFCAPLCAVSVFCTGLYTISWSCDPCVQYQVEKNPKSLSKVPNVNDFSSPIVLVYTSNKCSKYSHRIVTLLAASYCAWRIYQLFK; from the exons ATGTCCGATGAATCAGCCCAGTCCATGCAGAG CGAACTGAAATCTCCCACGGTGCACGTGATTCGTGAGGTCTATGAAGGAGAAAACGCACACGAAACCTTCGAGCTTGAGCTGGATAAAGCCCTGTATGCCAAGGCGGACTACATTATCATCGAACCGACGCGGCTGGGTGAAGAAACGGGCCGATGGATCGCCGTCGGGAATTGTCTGCACAAGACGGCATTCCTCAGTGGGCTGGCATCGGTGGCGACCG GACTGATATGGCGCGATAGATTAGCATTTTGTGCACCCCTTTGTGCAGTGTCGGTGTTTTGTACCGGGCTGTATACAATCTCTTGGTCCTGCGATCCCTGTGTTCAATATCAA gttgaaaaaaatcccaaaagtctGTCAAAAGTACCGAACGTGAACGATTTCTCTTCGCCGATTGTGTTAGTGTACACCAGCAATAAATGCTCCAAATATAGCCATCGGATAGTGACACTGCTGGCTGCTTCGTACTGCGCTTGGCGTATTTATCAGCTCTTCAAGTAA
- the LOC109398061 gene encoding rab5 GDP/GTP exchange factor codes for MFSIKTPRIQQKDLQCLNGCGFYGNAQWNGLCSKCYRERTIKERHMKLYRPLRFEGHSSGKKQDSHHSGFGHKPSLQQQPSHQGDQRHAGKATQHGQSAKSGAAPKEEDKKKKRNLMDLLKKSTSMKESERPSRHHHHHAHHHHHRQPLDKLEQEYQDALKALKIDDASKRGLKCFIEMLDQEIRKKHSDRTIEEVSDIVQNGYTKFQEYMNLENASFVNMSQETKEQALDFFEKCIMTMNHGRLFSPPTTDDEEKDSQIQKRIRQLSWISAKHLVCSIDEVNSEVRDLVYTAITELVSMDSFHSPQEKLECIIRCCRNIFNLLQQSVGGPASADEFLPALIFVVLKANPVRLHSNINFITRFSNASRLMSGEGGYYFTNLCCAISFIENLTSESLSMSAEEFNGLMMGEKAGPSAWESALMACESLHLISENMKTMKKLGARNEEILKGIETLNEDIVSFKNEISQKVTEVLDRTPLVLKPIRTPRRLEKRNAQIFSTASGHQPSLDGGHFQSNLMAVMKVGETNFDDGKKSAMEASFAPPTNFDDLVRNLSNTLVTPLVSVECEKNLTPSPLPGISASNSSDLLSSASPIFDYNRVFDTPMEEMATPDDMAHTFIKGIRNINYDFDFSDHSGDNSVADDLDPKPSASAAQISRFDLEEFDPLIAKARVDTIPSLPLQQPIGGVGGNLLDEDSPRALLLESPIKPTVAEYQGFSLQGCNIPTITCAAGDMGASGSGTKSHHPKQSLENTLGGGGGDGSLI; via the exons ATGTTTTCGATCAAAACACCACGTATCCAGCAGAAGGATCTCCAATGCCTCAATGGCTGCGGGTTCTACGGCAATGCCCAATGGAACGGCCTGTGCTCCAAGTGCTATCGCGAACGTACGATAAAGGAACGGCACATGAAGC TTTATCGCCCGCTACGGTTCGAGGGTCATTCGAGTGGAAAGAAGCAAGACTCGCATCACAGTGGTTTTGGACACAAACCGAGCCTACAGCAGCAGCCGTCACACCAAGGAGATCAACGTCACGCGGGTAAAGCCACTCAACATGGTCAGTCGGCAAAATCCGGGGCAGCTCCCAAGGAGGAGGATAAAAAGAAAAAACGCAACTTGATGGACTTGCTGAAAAAATCCACTTCCATGAAGGAATCAGAAAGGCCATCGCGACATCATCATCACCACGCACACCATCATCATCACCGGCAACCGTTGGACAAACTGGAACAGGAGTATCAGGATGCGTTAAAAGCTCTGAAGATTGACGACGCTTCCAAGCGGGGTCTCAAATGTTTCATAGAAATGTTAGATCAGGAAATTCGCAAAAAGCACTCGGATCGCACCATTGAGGAGGTGTCGGATATCGTACAAAACGGATACACCAAATTCCAGGAATACATGAATCTGGAAAATGCTTCCTTCGTGAATATGTCCCAGGAGACCAAAGAGCAAGCTTTGgactttttcgaaaaatgcatcatgaCCATGAACCACGGACGGCTGTTCTCCCCTCCGACGACCGACGACGAGGAGAAGGATTCGCAAATTCAGAAACGCATTCGGCAACTCAGCTGGATCAGTGCCAAGCATTTGGTGTGCAGTATCGACGAGGTCAATTCGGAGGTTCGCGATTTGGTCTATACCGCGATCACGGAGCTGGTGTCGATGGATTCGTTTCATTCGCCGCAG gaaaaactggAATGCATAATCAGATGCTGCAGGAATATTTTCAATCTGCTGCAGCAATCCGTTGGTGGTCCTGCTAGTGCTGATGAATTCCTGCCGGCGCTTATATTCGTTGTCCTCAAGGCAAACCCCGTTCGGCTGCACAGTAACATAAACTTTATCACTCGATTTAGCAATGCATCCCGGCTGATGAGCGGCGAGGGTGGCTACTATTTCACCAATCTTTGTTGTGCAATATCCTTTATTGAAAACCTTACGTCCGAGTCGCTGTCGATGTCCGCAGAGGAATTCAACGGGCTGATGATGGGTGAGAAGGCTGGACCGTCTGCGTGGGAAAGCGCCCTAATGGCTTGCGAAAGTTTGCATCTGATATCGGAAAATATGAAAACAATGAAAAAGTTGGGTGCTCGAAACGAAGAGATTTTGAAGGGGATCGAAACGCTCAATGAGGACATCGTGAGTTTCAAG AACGAAATCAGCCAAAAGGTAACGGAAGTCCTGGATCGTACACCGCTCGTACTGAAGCCCATTCGCACACCTCGACGTTTGGAAAAACGGAATGCACAAATATTTAGCACAGCCAGCGGTCATCAACCTTCTCTAGATGGAGGCCACTTTCAGTCAAATCTGATGGCAGTCATGAAGGTTGGCGAAACAAATTTCGACGACGGAAAGAAATCCGCTATGGAAGCTTCATTTGCTCCGCCCACCAATTTCGACGACCTGGTTCGAAATCTTTCCAACACGCTGGTCACCCCTCTGGTATCGGTGGAATGCGAAAAGAACCTAACACCTTCTCCTTTGCCTGGAATTAGTGCGAGCAACTCATCAGACCTATTATCGTCAGCTTCGCCCATTTTCGACTACAACCGGGTGTTCGATACTCCGATGGAAGAGATGGCAACTCCGGATGACATGGCCCATACTTTCATCAAAGGAATTCGCAACATAAACTACGATTTCGACTTCTCCGACCACAGTGGCGATAACAGCGTAGCGGATGACCTGGATCCTAAACCGTCTGCTTCCGCTGCTCAAATAAGTCGATTTGATCTGGAAGAATTCGACCCCTTGATCGCGAAAGCTCGCGTAGACACGATACCATCGTTACCACTGCAGCAGCCCATAGGAGGAGTTGGAGGTAACCTACTGGATGAGGATTCACCGCGGGCTCTTCTGCTGGAGTCACCCATCAAACCAACCGTTGCCGAGTATCAGGGCTTTTCATTGCAGGGATGTAACATCCCGACCATAACATGTGCCGCCGGTGATATGGGCGCTTCCGGTTCAGGCACGAAATCACACCAtccaaagcaatccttggagaatacGCTGGGCGGAGGTGGTGGTGATGGGAGCTTGATTTAG
- the LOC115267614 gene encoding transmembrane protein 11 homolog, mitochondrial-like isoform X1 — MSAFDELKRLSPIDELKSPTVHVIREVYEGENAHETFELELDKALYAKADYIIIEPTRLGEETGRWIAVGNCLHKTAFLSGLASVATGLIWRDRLAFCAPLCAVSVFCTGLYTISWSCDPCVQYQVEKNPKSLSKVPNVNDFSSPIVLVYTSNKCSKYSHRIVTLLAASYCAWRIYQLFK, encoded by the exons ATGTCTGCTTTCGATGAACTGAAACGTCTCAGCCCGATCGA CGAACTGAAATCTCCCACGGTGCACGTGATTCGTGAGGTCTATGAAGGAGAAAACGCACACGAAACCTTCGAGCTTGAGCTGGATAAAGCCCTGTATGCCAAGGCGGACTACATTATCATCGAACCGACGCGGCTGGGTGAAGAAACGGGCCGATGGATCGCCGTCGGGAATTGTCTGCACAAGACGGCATTCCTCAGTGGGCTGGCATCGGTGGCGACCG GACTGATATGGCGCGATAGATTAGCATTTTGTGCACCCCTTTGTGCAGTGTCGGTGTTTTGTACCGGGCTGTATACAATCTCTTGGTCCTGCGATCCCTGTGTTCAATATCAA gttgaaaaaaatcccaaaagtctGTCAAAAGTACCGAACGTGAACGATTTCTCTTCGCCGATTGTGTTAGTGTACACCAGCAATAAATGCTCCAAATATAGCCATCGGATAGTGACACTGCTGGCTGCTTCGTACTGCGCTTGGCGTATTTATCAGCTCTTCAAGTAA